In Diceros bicornis minor isolate mBicDic1 chromosome 13, mDicBic1.mat.cur, whole genome shotgun sequence, the sequence GCCCTCCCTTCCCGCGCTGGAACCCCTCCGTGACCCCCACCCCGGCCCCCGCATCCCCAGCCCGTGACGCTGGAGCGCGCCCGCCGCCGCAGTCGCCCAGAAAAAGTGCCCAAGCTGTTGACGCAAACAGATGCTGCTTATTTGCATGCCTACTTACATATATTTGCATGTTCGTTGAATGTCAAGTGTGCAGAGCTCTACCCAGCCCCGTGGGTGGTGACTTTGTTTTCCCGCGGGGCGCACGCaggctgcagccccctcccccgcACCCCGGAACCCGCGTGGCTGGCGCATCCTGGGCGGAGGCGGGCCCCGCGCTCGGGGAAGGGGTTTTCCTCCCTCCCTGACCCAGATCTGCGCCCGGCCTAGCCCAGGCCACATTTCCCATCCCCGCCGAGGGTTTCCTCTCAGTCATTTGTTTACCAGAAACGATGCAAACTGCAAATTGCCCGTCGGGACGGAGTTGCCGCTCCTGGGGCCCCATCtctgcccccacctccctccagTTAAGTCTGCGCGCCGTCCCCAGCCAGGTCCCGCGCTCCTCGGACCCTTTCACTGCCCTGGTGGAGTGAGTGGAGGACGAGAGGCCCTGGACCTGTCTCCAACTGCTGCCTCCCCGGTCCCTGCGCCCCTGACGTCTCGCACCCCATTAAAGCTCTCTCAGCCGCCCGGGCCTCACATTCACTCTCACTCGCCGTCGCCGcgacttcctctctccctctccggGTGACTGCGCCACGCGGAGCCGGAGGGGCACGCTTGGGAGCTAAGGGCCGCTCTGCTCTCCACCGTGGctcccagaccctggggaggcaAGGCTCCCGGCCCTTTCGACGTCCCAggaaaccaaacccgggccacttaATACCCCCAGCCCCGCGGAAACATGAAGCAGCAGCTTTTCTTCATAGATTTAATACCGAGGCCTCTGCCAAACTCAGCCCAAGAAACAGCTAGGCAATCTCTTGACCCCCTCCCGATACTCGTCGAGGCTTCTTCGCCTTAACCGGAACCCCGGGGGCGCCAGGGCTGAGGCCAGCCGGCGCTGCTACGCAGGGCTGCGCCAGGGGCTTAATAAGTGACATAAAATGTCTACACGCATAAGTAACCGTACTTAGGGCTTCTGCAAGGGCCACCAGAGCCCCGAGGTGGCGGGCGCGCCCCCGCGTTACGGGCCACGCTGTAGGCGGCTGCGCAGGTCCTCAGCGCAGCCGTCCAGCCCCATGCGCTCCAGGGCCGCGTAGACGGCGCCCAAGCCCGCAGGCTGCTGCTGGCGCCAGCGCTTGAGCATCTCATACTGCTGGTCGCGGAAACGGCCGACCTCCACCTCCACGGCTTCGATCTCCGCCTCGCGCAGCCCCAGCGTGCGCACGAACTCCTTCCAGCGCCGGGCAGGCACCGCATCCATCACGTCGTAGAGCTGCGGTCCGGGCTGGAGCGTGCCAGCCCCCGAGGCTGCAGGCGGCGCCGGCGAAGGCGTGGGCGGCGGCGCAGAGCCTGGGGCGGGCCAGAGGGAGCCAATGGGGAATGCGGGCTCTGGCCAGGGGGCGGGGGCGGGTACTCCGGACAGGGCCCGGCAGGGAGGTACACCAGGTCCAGGGAAAGGAAGTAGGCAAGTGGCGCCTCTAAAACCACAACTTCTCACCTCGGACTCAGAAGAATGGGGTCAAGGCCTCTGGCTACTGAGGGCCCTTACCAAGAGCTCTGCTGGGCAGCTGGTCCCAGGACCATGTCACCTCCGGACAGGGCGCCTTCTGAGTCTGAGGGGAGCCAGGGGTCCAGCTGCTGCCTACCAACTGGCTGGTGCAGACCTTCTCACTGCTGCTGGGTGGCACCAGAAGGGTGTGGGTGCTGTCCGGGGGTGAGAAGTGGGTGGCCTGGAAGCCAAGAGAGGCCCCAGGTCAGCCCTGCTTGCCCAGTAAGGCCCCTTTGCTGGGCTCTCTGGCCAGGAGTGGCCATCCCTGGCTCAGTCAGCAAACATCCCCCAGTGCTGCCTCCCCAGTCAACCATGCTCTCTCACTGTGGCCCAGAAgagctatttcctctgcctggaataccctgCCCCTGCTGCCCTCCTCTTGTTCCCCTCGCCATGGTGGCACTCATCCCACCTGTTAACATCCCAACTGTTAGCTCCTGTTTACCTGTCTGCACCCCAGTAGACTGAGAGCCACTTGAGGGCTGGCACTGTGCTGCTGTCATTCACTGATTCAGCTCTCTGCACATGTGTTCATTAggtctactctgtgccagccacCATGCCATGTGCTGGGGACCACGAGTTATAAGAAGGCCCAACCTTTCAGTTCCAGAAGGCTGAGGCCCGGATGCTTGCTCACCCTCTTCCTAGAATATTACTGAGATTCTTACCTGTAGGGGGGTCAGGGCCTCCATCCCAGCTTCCTCTGATGACAGAGACAAAGAGCATCTCATCAGCAACCAAGCAAGGCTTCTGGACCCGGGTGCTGGTCCAGCTCCTCTTGGGCTCCTCTGCACACACACCACCCCCAGCACTCCctccctcagtttccccctctgcatCAGGGCTGACTGGGCTCTGGGCTACCCATCCTGACCCCAGACCCCcaggaatgtgtgtgtatgtgtgcatgcacacacttaCCGGGAACCATGGCCTTGCAAGGCTGGCAGCGGCGGTATGTGTAGGTCAGAGTGGCACCAAGCAGGAGTGGGACCACCAGGCCTGCCAGGAGCACCTGGACCCAGAACACTGAAAGAGCAGTGGGTGGGTGGTGAGTGGTCGCCACACCCCAACCTCCCTTTGGCCCATCCCAGCTCTCCCACTTGCATTCCCAGTACACCACCTACTCTGCCTCCAGCCACAGACAGCCGCACAGGGCTCAGGACAGCTCCCGAGGGTGCTCCTGCAAGGGAAAGGAGTGGACTGGGGGATGAGGGAGTACATACGAGGAGAGGCTACCCAGGACTGTCTGACATCTTCTCCATCCTGAAGAcccttccctctgcaggcctctcCCCTGGGAGCCTCACGCTACCCAAGAATGTTCCCGAAGTACTGCTGAAATGTCACTTGTGTCCCCAGTAACAATATCAACAACcactatttattgagcttcttctAGACCGGATTGAGGGTCACTAGAATGTCAACTCCATAAGGACCgggatttgcctattttgtcCCTGTTGtattccccagcacctagaacagcatCTGgaaatagtaggtgctcagtaaacacttgttGCGTGGATGAATGACTAAAGTGCCTTAACCCTTAatgaaagccctggggaggaccTACTAACATTCTCGTGTTCAGGTGGGGAAGCCACAGAGAGGTGAGAggtggctcagagaggtgaagtaacttgcccaagatccccCAGAGAACAAGTGGCAGATCCTGAATCTCACCCCAAGTTTTGAAACTATATCAACGTGACTCTCTCTATAAGTGACTAATCCTGTCCTTAACATACAGCTGGAAGGATTACTAAAGGAAAGTCTGGCGGAAAGTGAAGCTACGCCCCCTTCTTTATCTGGCATAAGGTGAATCCAGATTTCCCTTTACCATCAGTGTTTGCCTGAAGTGGGGCCCACCTGCCATCAGGCCAAGCTCCTTCCCCCTAGACCCTCACTCTGCTCCCAGCCTCCCTTTCCCCAGCCCAGGGCAGCCAGGAAGTTACGTGGGGCAGGACACGCAGCTGTTGCCATATTCATAGAAGCCAGGCAGGCAGGTCCCACAGTCGGTGTCTCTGCCAGAACCTGCAGTCCAAGAGAGAGCGTGGGTCATGATGGGAGAGAAGGAGacagggggcggggggggtgggaGTAGATAGCCTGGAATGGGGGTACTCACAGGGCATCCGCGTGTGGCGGTGCAGGGCCCCGCAGTCTGGGCATGGACGGCAGCGGAAGGGTGAGCCGTCAGGGCAGTGCCTGACCAAGCACTCCACGAACCAGCCTGGCTCGCAACCACAGAGGGTGTCCGCCACTGCCGAGCAGTTCTTCAGGGCCACCTGGGAGGCTGGTGGGGGTTCAGGAAGGTAGGGAGAACAGAGGCCGTCAGGGCCAGAGACCCCCACACAGAGGCGGGACAGGTCCCCTGGAGAATAGAGATGGGAATAGACCAGAGACAGAGCCAAAAGGGAGAAAAGTGCAGAGATCACCACAGACCAGAGGCCGAGCATGTACAGAGACAGGAAAAGTCACCAGGAAGAGAGGGCACAAAGCCATCCTGAGGCAGGGTCAGGGGGGAGGGCCTGGGGTGGGTGGGCACAGGGCCCTCACACCCAAAAGTCAGGCCCAAACCAGCCACTTCCTTCAGAAACACTCTGGCCACGGCCTGTCCTCAAGAGCCCCCCACTGAGCACTAGGCAGCCCCTCACcctgctcatcacaggcctggcAGCGGGTACAGCGGATCTCATGGTGGTTCTCTCTGGCCAGGAAGGTGCCCCGGGGGCACGGAAGGCAGGTGGCGTCGCCACAAGGCTTTGTGCAGGGGGCCTTCAGGTAGTGCCCTGTGGAACCCACACTGGGATCAGTCAAAGGGGgctcccacctcccctccttcccttcctatcTCTGGCTCCCTACTTCCATCCcagcctcccctcaccccatcctgGGTCTGTCTGCCACCACTCCCCATCCTTGCCTGACCCCCACCTGCCCCAGTCTGCCCTCACTTCCCATCACGCCCCTCCCACCCATCAGCCACTCACCTGCTGGACAGCCCTTGCAACAGAACAGACCATTCCTCTTCTGTAAGTTGTGGGCACAGTCACACCTGGGGCTGGGAGTGTTGCCCTGGCCCTGGGCACCCAGCAGCATGAGGAGGAGAGCCTGAGGGACAGGTGCTGCTGGCTCCCAGCGGGGCTGTCCCGGGTGGGGGCCTCTCCCTGCCCAGGCTCCCCCACTTCAGAGGCCCCAGCATTTGCCCTCAGAGCAGCCCACTTCTCAGGTTCTTGAGCAGAAGGGGTGCCCATGGATGGGGCTGAGACTAACTTCTTTCTCCCTGTGCACAGACCAGGCTTCAGAGAAGCGAAGTAGAAGGCCCCTGCCAGCCCCTCGCACACATTTCCCTCCACCAGGGCACCACAGCACCAGGGCAGGAATCaggcagccccacccccacccgggcTTTTTGTAAGATGGGATCCTGATCTTTCTCTCCCTCGGGCCCCCAGACCCCTCTGGCCCCCCGCAAGGTGTTTCCTCTTGGCGGAAGGGCCCCGCCCCAGCTGAGCCTCTAACTAGGTTGgaaggtggggccggcccagccttCAGCCGGGCCAGGAGCAAAGACTCGGAGACTCGCGGAGGGGGGGCCCCTTCCTTGGCCACGCGCTTGAGGGAACCCAGGCCCAGGCAAGGCTCAGGCCCTCCCCCGCCCACCGCGTCCCCACTCACCACAGCCACCGCCGCTGCACAGCCCCCCGGCCACAGTTCCATGGCCCTCAACGGCCGCGCGGGGCCCTCCGACCGGCGTGCGCCAGCAGGGGGCTTGCCCGCTGCGCCCGCTCCACCTGCCAGCTCCACCCGCCCCGGTTGTAGGCCCAGCCCGGTGCCTGCAGGGCCCGCCCCGCGCCGCCCAGGAGAGCCCGCCTCAggggtgggggccagggcggGGCCCCGCGGCTCCCTGGAAACGGAACCCCCCAACCCCAGCAGCCTGCATGAGGAGGCCTGCAGGCAGTAAGGTGCACAAAAGACAGGGCTGCATCCGGGTCCCCACGCCTGAGTTGTAGCCTCCACCCTGAGACCACCACTTCGAGGTGAAGtgacttctcctctctgggcATCAGAGCCTTCCCTCAGCCATCAGGGGTTGGGGGAAAAGTACTCAAATGGGAGACCCACCCTCCCCAGACACTGAGTGGGTGTGGGTGCAAGGGCCCCTTCCCTGGAGCGGAGTCCTGAGGAGCACTcccagcagagcctgagacatgTGGCCCACCCTGGTGTGAGCTCACAGGGGCAGCCCAAGGCAGGGCCCTCTGAGGCACCTCGTGAGATGGAGGGGGTGGTGCCTTGTGGGGAGCTCTAAATGCAGAACTCGTGGCTGTGGCAGAAGATGGGGGTTGATGTTGGGGTGTTGGTTGGGTAATCTCTGCCCCGTTGATTCACTGATGCTTCCTACAGTCTCTTCCAGTGGTGTCCTACTGCAGATGGAGGGGGACAGGAGCACAGAGAGGCATGCACCCCAGAGCTCAAGGGCACCTGAGTCCTGAAAGGGGGGGGGGTCCAAAAGCAAAGGACTCTTTCCAGTGGAGTATACACAAGTCTTTATAAAAGAATcaaaagctcaataaatatgcAACTTTACATGGAGCCCAACCCAAGCCTGGGGTGGCCagcggggctgggaggaagggggtGAGGACAGGGGCATCTCCCATTTGGGGCCAGATGAGGGTGGAGGTGGGAAGGACTGCCCTGGAGCCCAGCTCTGAGGATTGGAGCTGGTGACTTCAGGGAGCAGTGGGTAAGGGCCCTCCGGGGGTAGGGAGCAGGGACAGGTTAGTGAAGATGGTGGCCGTCGGGGGGGTGGTCCTGAGGGGGTACTGCAGCCTGGGCCTGGGGTTCTGCTGAGCCCTCCTCCACTTCCATCCAGTCTGGCAAAGTGCAAATTGGGCCCCAGGGCGGTGGCGGGGGTCCTGGCCGGCACTCGGGCTTGGGCACAAGGCAGCAGCTGGAGTGGGGGCTGGCATGCCCCCAGAGGCATGCTGTCAGCTGTCCCTTGGTCCGTGGCACCCCTTGAGGGCCTCCCTCTGCTCAGACCTcgctgcaggggaggggagagacagtCCTTCCTTGGCTAATGCCACTCAGAGGGACTCTGGCCACCTCTCCTCCCTACTGGAATTCTCAGGCCCCTTCACCACTGCCCGCCGTAGATATCCTTACTCAGGCTCTGGGGCAGTCTCAGgctccctctcccatccccagcTCCAAATGCCATCTGCTTGCAGCCATGACagtgccccatccactcctgggGCTCAGTGGCTCAATGCCAGCACGCTGGGCCACCTGCCCTCTACCCCAGGTCAGGCCACTCACGAGGCAGTGAGCGTGGAGTTAAGCAGCAGGGTGGTCCTGATTCGGTAGAGCTGGGCCAGCGTCAGCTTCCTGTGCTGGGAAGAGATCCCTGGGGGTGGCTCGGGCTGGACCCTGGGCGAGGCCCCCGAGGGCAGCTCTCTGCTCCTCCTAGCAGGTTCTTCAGGCTCCCCAGCTGGAAAGCTGGTTCTGCCCTCCAGCTCTGACAGCTTGGGGCCACTGCCAGGGCATGGTGCCTCCCGGCAATCCCAGCTGGGCCCAGCTTCCCAAGGGGAGCCCCAGGTCCTAGTGTCAGGGACTGTAGCAGCCAAGCAGAGTTCCGACAGGCTgcggctgggggctgggggtgctCCATGGGGGGTGGCCCCTGACAGCAGCTGCAGGAGGCTGGCCTCAGATTTGGACTTGAGCAGGGGGGGCGGACGGGGCAGCAGCTGGACAGGGTTTCGACGGCGGACGCGGGGCGAGGGTGGAGGTGAAGGGGCTTGTGGTAAGTCTGGCGGCCGGGGCGCTGGCTCCACCATAGGGGCTGGGGCCACAAAGTCTTGCAGGGACGTGGGGGAGAGGGTGCCATAGGCAGAGTCCATGGAGCAGGAGCGGCCGTCCACCGGGCCCAGGGGCAGCAGCTCGCTGGTGGGCGTGACAGAAGAAGCGGTGGTGCTGAGAGAGGTCTCATCTGACTGGGAGCTGAAAGGGCCACCCTCGAACTCGGGAGAGGACAGCGTCTCCCCAGGCTCCACTACAaccatggccagggtctctgtgGAGCCGTCCGAGGCACTGTGGGGCCGAGAGGACCGAGTCAGCACAGCCAAAGGAAACCAAGACGGCCTGGTGCAGCCCCGGGCTGGGCAATGCAGAGGTCTATAGCCTCTGCACTCCATGAGCTCAAGGCTCAGAGATGGCAGGCATGTGGCACATGTGCCAGATCTCCCAACTCCTGTGCCCACAACACAGACATCAGTAATGGTGTCTGTCACCATGACAGCACTCCTTCCTGCTGGGTGCAACCTAAGAATCCTCAGTGCAGCTCCAGGCAGCTACTACCACTAATGGATCAGAGTTGGCACTCAAGTTGAAAACTGCCATCCCCACCTGGACTCTCATGGGAGACAGAGccctcccccacccactggaCTCACAACATGAAGCCATACAGAGGAAGGGGTCATGGCTAGGCCCTGTCCAGTGTCAGTGGCCTTGGGGTCAGGAGTCCTGGACTGGAGTACTTGCCCTGCTCTGGCCTGCTGGGTGGTCCTAGGCAAGCATACCAGTGCTGGGAGTCAAGGCTGTTGCTGTTTTTGCGCAGAATGGTGGGGGAGCTGGCAGCGGAAGTGCTACtctcctctgcttcctcctcctcctcctcctcctcctcctcctgctcatcctcctcttcttccaggCTCTGCAGGTGCTGCTGGCTGCTTGGGTGCTCCTGCACACGCAGCTGTTGCAGCTGGTTCtacaggtggggtgggggtgcatAGGGGCCGAACGGACTGTGAGTAGCAGCCCACACCAGGCCGCCCTGCCCGCCTGCACACCACTCTGCTCTCACCTGGGCATTGTAAATGGCGTCCACCCAGCCACGGCACAAAGCCTGGCCGCTGGCCTGGAACGTGTAGGCCCCCACAGCGCTATGGAACTCGTTCAGGTAGATGAGGAGGAAGGAGCCTGGTTAGGAAGGGCTTGCATCAGTTTCAGCTGAGACCACGGCCTCTGCCCATCACAGCCCTTGCCCAGGACCAGGGGCCGGCCTCCTCACCAGGGTCCCGCAGCTCCCGGCACACGATCTTGTCCACCAGCAGTGGTGGCCTGATGACCTTGGTTCTCTCAGCCTTCTTCACTGCCTTGGTCACCAAGAGCAGGTCCGTAAAAAGGAAGCAGTACACGTCCATCTGGGGTGACAGGGGAGCAGGAAAGGCCAGGGGTCAGGGCCAGGGTCCTGGGGCCTCAGGCAGAGCCCCTCAGCCTGTCTCTACAACACCCTCTCCTGGGGGTACTCAGATTTCACCAAACACcctccctgcccaggcctccggaaCCTGAGAGCAAAATTAAAGTGAAGAGCaagatgattttctctttttctctttttttttttttaatttatttattttcccccaaggccccaatagatagttgtatgtcatagctgcacatccttccagttgctgcatgtgggacgcggcctcagcatggccggacaagcggtgcgtcagtgcgtgcccgggatccgaacccgggctgccagcagcagagcacgcgcacttaaccgctaagccacggggccggccctctttttctcttttgaactATATATTTGTGACTTATTTCAACTACAAGTTTCCTCTTCAAAAGAAGCAACGGGGGGACGGCACCATGGTGTTGCCATTcagtgcgcgccctctgctgctggcagcccggattcggatcccaggcgcgcactgatgcaccacttgtcaagccatgctgtggccgcgtcccatataaagtggaggaagagaggcacaggtgttagcccaaggccactcttcctcagcaaaaagaggaggagtggcatggatgttagctcagggctgatcttcctcaccaaaaaaaaaaaaaaaaaaaaagaggcaatggGACATGATTTCAAAATTATGATTTGCAGACTCTCAGTTACCTGACACCCACATGATTAATAGCTTACGTGCAACACTCTGGGGTGTTCCTGGCCTGCTCGGGGAATGTGGCCCTTCCCTCCAACGAGGAACCCATATGGCACTCGCAAGTGAGCAAAACCACATGCCACGGGCTGTGACCCTGCTGCTGTGTTTGTAAAGAGTAAACTGCAGGCAGATAATCATTCCTCATATGACCACAGAGTTGCTGGTTCTCGAATGGCCACCCAACCGACTGAGCAGCTGAGAACTGCTGACTAGGGCCCAGGAGGTCCCCAGGAAggggggatccaaacccacaggGCAAGAGGGAGTGCGGGGGCCCTGGGAATGGGGTGGCCACTAGTCACCTTGCTGTCCTTCCCCTCCTTCATCCTCAGGCTCCCTTCCAGCAGCAGCTGTCGCGTCTCCTCTGGGGAGGCACCAGGGATGGGCGCTGTCAGGTCCAGATGCAGAAATTCTCTCAGGAGCTGCGGGTGGAGGGAACCAGTGAAGGAGAGGTCAGGGTCTGGCTCCCCATCTCAGCTAGGAGATCTCAAGCGAGGTTCCCAGCACAGCCCCTGTCTGCCACtgtgccccttcctccctcccggcAGAGCCAGGGACAcccccccagacacacacacacagggtgcCCACCTTGTCCACCTCGTCACTGCTACCCTCCACCACCTCGTAGGCATCGATGCGGCTCACGACGACTGCCAGCCGCTGCCGCTCCTGTCGCTGCCGCATGCAGGCGTTCACATGGTGGATGAAGCGCTCCACCGAGTCGATCTGGGGAAGGGCCAAGGGCCAAGGGCCGCGGGGATTTAGGCCCAGGGTCGGGGAGGGACCCGGCCCACCACGCCAGCAGCGTCCCGGTTACCATGGTGATGACGGCCTCCTTGGCGCGAGACtcgtcggtcttcctcagcacagaCTTGAGCAGCAGCGGGTACTTGGTGAGCCGCTGGTGGGGCTTGGCCAGCATGTCGCTCAGCTTCAGCCGCTGGCACTGCTGGTGCTTCTCGGCCCACTGCGGCGGGCAGGCGGGGCGGGGCTCAGCGCAGGCCCCGCCCACCGCCAGCCCCCTAGCACCTGCAGTCCAGGTGGGCCCACCGTCCTGCGCCCCCGCCCACTAGCCTGCCCGGCCCGCCCTCACCGTGACGTAGGCCCGGAAGAGGTCGTTGTCGCGCAGCAGGCCGCGCATGTACTCCATGCAGCCCTCCTCCTCCATGCAGTACCGGATGTAGGGCTTGAAAAGGGAGCCGAACTGGCCCGGGACAGAACAAGCACAGCACCTGTGACGGCGCGCTCCCCAAACCCTTCCTTACTGCACTCTCGCGACCACCCCAGGGCCTGGCAAGCTCATGACCCCTGTTTTccgcaggaggaaactgagcctcagagaaagGGACCACCCTCGGCCAGGCAGCAAGTGTAGGTGGCCAGGTGGGGTTCAAACCCGGGCAACCGACTCGGAATTCCTTGCCTCTGCCCACTAGAGGTCGTGCGGGGGCCACTGGTCAGGgggagggtggggtgaggggcagaTGGGATCGGCGCCCCAGTCCTGCCTCAGTGTTCCTGCCTGTGCCCAGCCCAGCCAGTACCATCTTGAAGCCTTTGAGGAAGTCCCCGGGCTGCAGCAGTGCCCGCGTGCGCCGCGCCTTCTCCAGCACGGGCGCCATCACGCTGGCCCACAGCCCGCGGTGCAGCCGCGCGATCTCGGGGATGTTGCTGAACAGGCGCTCCGCCTCCACCTGCAGGGGCGGGAGGTGCACTCGGCTCCGCCCCTCGGCCGGACCCCGCCCCTCACCTATTCCACCGCTAGCCCCGTCAGTCCCCGCCCTTTCCTTAGCCCCTCCCCTATCCCGCCCCCTGAGACCAGGCCCCGCCCCGAAACCAGCCCCGCCGCTCCCTGGTACCGCCCCTGGGCCCGCCCTACGCCTACTCCACCCGTGAGCCCCGCCCTCTGCCAACCCTGCCCCCGCGGCTAGGCCCCGCCTCCTGCTAGTACCGCTCCCCCAGACCCCCAGGCCCCGCCGCACCTCACACAGCAGCCCCGACTCTTGCAGGTTCAGGAGGCAGCACAGGAACAGCTGTGGGGGCAGCGACCGTTGCAGCTGAGGGGGACCCAGTCCCGACACCTCACCTAGCCTCTCAGACTCTCCTCTACCCCttccccctcccaggaggccctgAGCCAGCCTGGGACACACAGGGTTTCCCGTTTGAGAAAAGGCTCAGCCCCCATGGCCCACCTGGGGGTcgccctgcccaggccccacctgGAGGGAAACTGGGGGACAAGCCTGGCGGCCACGCCTGGAACTCTCTCCTCCACCTCTGCCCTGGCTCAGCCTCGGAGTTTCAGCTCAGAGGGTGCCTTCTTCAacctccaagcccagga encodes:
- the PLEKHG5 gene encoding pleckstrin homology domain-containing family G member 5 isoform X4, with the translated sequence MDDRSLAEERGLRCQNPDCMDKGRAAKVCHHADCQQLHRRGPLNLCEACDSKFHSAMHYDGHVRFDLPPQGSVLARNVSTRSCPPRTSPAVDLEEEEESSMDGKGDRKSTGLKLSKKKARRRHTDDPSKECFTLKFDLNVDIETEIVPAMKKKSLGEVLLPVFERKGIALGKVDIYLDQSNTPLSLTFEAYRFGGHYLRVKAKPGDEGKVEQGVKDSKSLSLPILRPAGAGTPALERVDPQSRRESLDILAPGRRRKNMLEFLGEASIPGQEPPTPASSSLPSGSSGGGDSWKNRAASRFSGFFSSGPSTSACGREVDKMEQLESKLHAYGLFGLPRLPRRLRFDRDSWEEEGEEEEEEDAACLWLEDSWRELIDGHEKLSRRQCHQQEAVWELLHTEASYIRKLRVITNLFLCCLLNLQESGLLCEVEAERLFSNIPEIARLHRGLWASVMAPVLEKARRTRALLQPGDFLKGFKMFGSLFKPYIRYCMEEEGCMEYMRGLLRDNDLFRAYVTWAEKHQQCQRLKLSDMLAKPHQRLTKYPLLLKSVLRKTDESRAKEAVITMIDSVERFIHHVNACMRQRQERQRLAVVVSRIDAYEVVEGSSDEVDKLLREFLHLDLTAPIPGASPEETRQLLLEGSLRMKEGKDSKMDVYCFLFTDLLLVTKAVKKAERTKVIRPPLLVDKIVCRELRDPGSFLLIYLNEFHSAVGAYTFQASGQALCRGWVDAIYNAQNQLQQLRVQEHPSSQQHLQSLEEEEDEQEEEEEEEEEEAEESSTSAASSPTILRKNSNSLDSQHCASDGSTETLAMVVVEPGETLSSPEFEGGPFSSQSDETSLSTTASSVTPTSELLPLGPVDGRSCSMDSAYGTLSPTSLQDFVAPAPMVEPAPRPPDLPQAPSPPPSPRVRRRNPVQLLPRPPPLLKSKSEASLLQLLSGATPHGAPPAPSRSLSELCLAATVPDTRTWGSPWEAGPSWDCREAPCPGSGPKLSELEGRTSFPAGEPEEPARRSRELPSGASPRVQPEPPPGISSQHRKLTLAQLYRIRTTLLLNSTLTASEV
- the PLEKHG5 gene encoding pleckstrin homology domain-containing family G member 5 isoform X6; this encodes MGTGPGVSGRRAASRPGPGPPSRDCEPCWAGGRARAGEGQVCHHADCQQLHRRGPLNLCEACDSKFHSAMHYDGHVRFDLPPQGSVLARNVSTRSCPPRTSPAVDLEEEEESSMDGKGDRKSTGLKLSKKKARRRHTDDPSKECFTLKFDLNVDIETEIVPAMKKKSLGEVLLPVFERKGIALGKVDIYLDQSNTPLSLTFEAYRFGGHYLRVKAKPGDEGKVEQGVKDSKSLSLPILRPAGAGTPALERVDPQSRRESLDILAPGRRRKNMLEFLGEASIPGQEPPTPASSSLPSGSSGGGDSWKNRAASRFSGFFSSGPSTSACGREVDKMEQLESKLHAYGLFGLPRLPRRLRFDRDSWEEEGEEEEEEDAACLWLEDSWRELIDGHEKLSRRQCHQQEAVWELLHTEASYIRKLRVITNLFLCCLLNLQESGLLCEVEAERLFSNIPEIARLHRGLWASVMAPVLEKARRTRALLQPGDFLKGFKMWAEKHQQCQRLKLSDMLAKPHQRLTKYPLLLKSVLRKTDESRAKEAVITMIDSVERFIHHVNACMRQRQERQRLAVVVSRIDAYEVVEGSSDEVDKLLREFLHLDLTAPIPGASPEETRQLLLEGSLRMKEGKDSKMDVYCFLFTDLLLVTKAVKKAERTKVIRPPLLVDKIVCRELRDPGSFLLIYLNEFHSAVGAYTFQASGQALCRGWVDAIYNAQNQLQQLRVQEHPSSQQHLQSLEEEEDEQEEEEEEEEEEAEESSTSAASSPTILRKNSNSLDSQHCASDGSTETLAMVVVEPGETLSSPEFEGGPFSSQSDETSLSTTASSVTPTSELLPLGPVDGRSCSMDSAYGTLSPTSLQDFVAPAPMVEPAPRPPDLPQAPSPPPSPRVRRRNPVQLLPRPPPLLKSKSEASLLQLLSGATPHGAPPAPSRSLSELCLAATVPDTRTWGSPWEAGPSWDCREAPCPGSGPKLSELEGRTSFPAGEPEEPARRSRELPSGASPRVQPEPPPGISSQHRKLTLAQLYRIRTTLLLNSTLTASEV
- the PLEKHG5 gene encoding pleckstrin homology domain-containing family G member 5 isoform X5; its protein translation is MDDRSLAEERGLRCQNPDCMDKGRAAKVCHHADCQQLHRRGPLNLCEACDSKFHSAMHYDGHVRFDLPPQGSVLARNVSTRSCPPRTSPAVDLEEEEESSMDGKGDRKSTGLKLSKKKARRRHTDDPSKECFTLKFDLNVDIETEIVPAMKKKSLGEVLLPVFERKGIALGKVDIYLDQSNTPLSLTFEAYRFGGHYLRVKAKPGDEGKVEQGVKDSKSLSLPILRPAGAGTPALERVDPQSRRESLDILAPGRRRKNMLEFLGEASIPGQEPPTPASSSLPSGSSGGGDSWKNRAASRFSGFFSSGPSTSACGREVDKMEQLESKLHAYGLFGLPRLPRRLRFDRDSWEEEGEEEEEEDAACLWLEDSWRELIDGHEKLSRRQCHQQEAVWELLHTEASYIRKLRVITNLFLCCLLNLQESGLLCEVEAERLFSNIPEIARLHRGLWASVMAPVLEKARRTRALLQPGDFLKGFKMFGSLFKPYIRYCMEEEGCMEYMRGLLRDNDLFRAYVTWAEKHQQCQRLKLSDMLAKPHQRLTKYPLLLKSVLRKTDESRAKEAVITMIDSVERFIHHVNACMRQRQERQRLAVVVSRIDAYEVVEGSSDEVDKLLREFLHLDLTAPIPGASPEETRQLLLEGSLRMKEGKDSKMDVYCFLFTDLLLVTKAVKKAERTKVIRPPLLVDKIVCRELRDPGSFLLIYLNEFHSAVGAYTFQASGQALCRGWVDAIYNAQNQLQQLRVQEHPSSQQHLQSLEEEEDEQEEEEEEEEEEAEESSTSAASSPTILRKNSNSLDSQHCASDGSTETLAMVVVEPGETLSSPEFEGGPFSSQSDETSLSTTASSVTPTSELLPLGPVDGRSCSMDSAYGTLSPTSLQDFVAPAPMVEPAPRPPDLPQAPSPPPSPRVRRRNPVQLLPRPPPLLKSKSEASLLQLLSGATPHGAPPAPSRSLSELCLAATVPDTRTWGSPWEAGPSWDCREAPCPGSGPKLSELEGRTSFPAGEPEEPARRSRELPSGASPRVQPEPPPGISSQHRKLTLAQLYRIRTTLLLNSTLTAS